The sequence TCTTCCTGTAAAGGTTATGAATAAACTATATGTAATTGCGGATAAAAAACCGTAAATAAACCCTCTGGTACTCATTTGTTGAAGGTCTTCAAAGGACAATCCAACAGCTAAGATGGTTCCAAACATGACGACAACAACCGCTAGCACCTGATATATCGTTGGTAATCTTTTATGTAATACAGACTCAATAATGATTGAAATCCATATAAACTGAAACAACAGCACAATGGAAAGAGATGCATTTAAGTCTCTTAAAGAAGCATTGATAAAAATGGAAGTAAGTGAAATTCCAATAAAACCTAACAAGGTTAGTCTCAGCCAAGGAGCCTTCATTGGATTCTGCCACGAACTTTTTCTAAACCCTATAATAATCCATAATATCATCATACCAAAAAATAACTGTCCTGTGGTGATTTGAAGCTCATTTAATCCAGATTCATAAGCAAGTTTAATGATGGATGATAAAATCCCATAACTTGAAGCTCCAACTAACACAAGAATAATGGCTACCCAACGATGCATTTCTTTCAAATTAATAACCTCCAAGATACAAAAAGCCGGAAAGTCCATTAAGACCTCCGACTTTGTATACGGATAAAATATTGTTAGTCTTTGTACTTGTGACTTAATTGCTCTGATGGAAAATGAATCATGTCATTTATCCTGTATTTCGAAGCCCTGCTGCAATTCCATTTATCGTAAGTAAAACCTCACGTAATAAATCTGCATTATCATCATCTTCTTGACGTAATGCTCTAAGTTCAGACAATAATTCCACTTGTAAATAACTTAAAGGATCTACGTATGGGTTTCTTAAACGAATAGATTCCTGAATAACTGGAACATTATCTAAAATTTCTTTTTGTTTCGTTATATCTAAGATAAGCTTACTGGTCAAAATATATTCATCCTCTATGGATTTGAAAATTCGAGCTTGTATCGTAGAATCTTTGATCATATTTGAATACTGCTTTGCAATTAATAAATCTGACTTGGCAAGAGCCATTTGTAGATTATCTATCATAGATCTGAAAAACGACCAATTCTCATACATGTTTTGAAGCGTTTTTAAATTCTCTACCTTGCCCTGTATATAGGATTGCAGCCCTGTCCCTGCAGCATACCAAGCAGGTAACAAATATCTGCTTTGAGTCCAAGAAAATACCCATGGAATCGCTCTTAAATCTTCAAATTTATCACTATTTTTACGTTTAGAAGGTCTAGAGCCAATATTTAATTCCCCAAACTCTGTTAGTGGTGTAGATTCTTTAAAGAAGGTTACAAA comes from Chengkuizengella sediminis and encodes:
- a CDS encoding EamA family transporter; translated protein: MHRWVAIILVLVGASSYGILSSIIKLAYESGLNELQITTGQLFFGMMILWIIIGFRKSSWQNPMKAPWLRLTLLGFIGISLTSIFINASLRDLNASLSIVLLFQFIWISIIIESVLHKRLPTIYQVLAVVVVMFGTILAVGLSFEDLQQMSTRGFIYGFLSAITYSLFITFTGRVATNIDSVLKSAIMITASLPPSIIVMMILFPSQTYIQGELNTFLFWGLFAAILGVVIPTISFNLGIPKIGGSLSAMLGAIELPAAIIAAVIVLQETVNLAQWLGVLLILVGIIVAEKK